In Pseudonocardia cypriaca, a single genomic region encodes these proteins:
- a CDS encoding sigma-70 family RNA polymerase sigma factor, whose product MDEQDFLTVRFEEHRPHLHAVAYRMLGSRAEAEDAVQEAWLRVTRADTAAVDNVGGWLTTVVARICLNVLRTRHREEPLDAHVPDPVLAPIESSDPEQEALLADSVGLALLVVLETLGPAERLAFVLHDMFAVPFDEIAAVLDRSETATRQLASRARRRVRGARPGADADLGAQRAVVEAFLTAARGGDLETLVSLLAPDVVVRADGGTLRPSSVVQGREAVARGAMTFARAAELGRLALVNGSVGAVGLTEGRIVSVAAFTVSDGRVIALDILTDPERLARLDPAVLDG is encoded by the coding sequence GTGGACGAGCAGGACTTCCTGACGGTGCGGTTCGAGGAGCACCGGCCTCATCTGCACGCGGTGGCGTACCGGATGCTGGGATCGCGCGCCGAGGCCGAGGACGCGGTCCAGGAGGCGTGGCTGCGCGTCACCCGGGCCGACACCGCGGCCGTGGACAACGTGGGCGGGTGGCTCACCACGGTCGTCGCGCGCATCTGCCTGAACGTCCTGCGCACCCGGCACCGCGAGGAGCCGCTCGACGCGCACGTCCCCGACCCGGTCCTGGCGCCCATCGAGTCGTCCGACCCCGAGCAGGAGGCGCTGCTCGCCGACTCGGTCGGGCTCGCGCTCCTCGTCGTGCTCGAGACGCTGGGCCCCGCCGAGCGCCTCGCGTTCGTGCTGCACGACATGTTCGCCGTGCCGTTCGACGAGATCGCCGCCGTGCTCGACCGCAGTGAGACCGCCACCCGCCAGCTGGCCAGCCGGGCGCGCCGCCGCGTGCGCGGTGCGCGTCCGGGAGCGGACGCGGACCTCGGCGCCCAGCGCGCCGTCGTCGAGGCGTTCCTCACCGCGGCACGGGGGGGCGATCTCGAGACGCTCGTCTCCCTACTCGCGCCGGACGTCGTGGTGCGCGCCGACGGTGGGACGCTGCGCCCGAGCTCGGTGGTCCAGGGCCGGGAGGCGGTCGCCCGTGGCGCGATGACGTTCGCGCGGGCGGCCGAGCTGGGCCGGCTCGCGCTGGTCAACGGGTCGGTGGGGGCCGTCGGGCTCACGGAGGGCCGGATCGTCTCGGTGGCGGCGTTCACCGTGTCCGACGGCCGGGTCATCGCGCTCGACATCCTCACCGACCCCGAGCGGCTCGCCCGGCTCGACCCCGCCGTGCTCGACGGCTAG
- a CDS encoding winged helix DNA-binding domain-containing protein encodes MTTSQPVLGRRALNRAFLERQLLLRRADLAVPDAVAHLVGVQAQVPNAPYPDLWSRVAAFDPHDLGRRVAELSLVRMPSLRATIHLTTVEDALALPPIVAALHRRVFQGSEYGRDLAGLDVDEVVAAGLELLRDRPLTVTELGRELAERYPGRKPTPLGAAVQYGAPLLQLPPRGVWGETGRARLAPLDAVLGRPVGTAASAEWLVLRYLRAFGPASTADIRAFTGVGGIREVVERLDLRRFADERGRTLYDVADGPLPDPDTPAPPRFLGEFDNALLGHDDRTRILATEHRSQVLLKPVRPLLVDGMAAGLWTSGPDGLAVRPLAPLADADAADVVAEGERMLAALWPAAEREVRIEAPL; translated from the coding sequence ATGACGACCTCCCAGCCGGTGCTCGGCCGCCGCGCGCTGAACCGCGCCTTCCTCGAGCGCCAGCTGCTACTGCGGCGGGCGGACCTGGCCGTGCCGGACGCGGTGGCCCACCTCGTGGGTGTGCAGGCGCAGGTGCCGAACGCGCCCTACCCGGACCTCTGGTCGCGGGTGGCCGCGTTCGACCCGCACGACCTCGGGCGCCGCGTCGCCGAGCTCTCGCTGGTCCGGATGCCGTCGTTGCGCGCCACCATCCACCTGACGACCGTCGAGGACGCCCTCGCGCTCCCGCCGATCGTCGCGGCGCTGCACCGCCGCGTGTTCCAGGGCAGCGAGTACGGCCGTGACCTGGCCGGCCTGGACGTCGACGAGGTCGTCGCCGCCGGCCTGGAGCTGCTGCGCGACCGGCCGCTGACCGTCACGGAGCTGGGCCGCGAGCTCGCGGAGCGCTACCCGGGCCGGAAGCCGACGCCGCTCGGTGCCGCCGTGCAGTACGGCGCACCGCTCCTGCAGCTGCCGCCCCGCGGGGTCTGGGGCGAGACCGGGCGGGCCCGGCTGGCGCCCTTGGACGCGGTGCTCGGCCGACCCGTCGGAACCGCCGCCTCTGCCGAGTGGCTCGTGCTGCGCTACCTGCGTGCGTTCGGCCCGGCGAGCACGGCCGACATCCGCGCGTTCACCGGCGTCGGCGGCATCCGGGAGGTGGTGGAGCGGCTGGACCTGCGCCGGTTCGCCGACGAGCGCGGCCGCACCCTGTACGACGTCGCCGACGGGCCGCTGCCCGACCCGGACACGCCCGCGCCCCCGCGGTTCCTCGGCGAGTTCGACAACGCGTTGCTCGGCCACGACGACCGCACCCGCATCCTCGCCACCGAGCACCGGTCACAGGTGCTGCTCAAGCCGGTGCGGCCACTCCTGGTGGACGGGATGGCGGCCGGGCTGTGGACCTCGGGACCCGACGGGTTGGCCGTACGCCCGCTCGCCCCGCTCGCCGACGCCGACGCGGCCGACGTGGTGGCCGAGGGCGAGCGGATGCTGGCCGCGCTCTGGCCCGCGGCCGAACGCGAGGTGCGGATCGAGGCGCCCCTCTAG
- a CDS encoding alpha/beta fold hydrolase — protein sequence MTVFVLVHGGWHGGWCWRRVAPLLPGYDVHCPTLTGLGDRAHLARPDTGLADHVADVVAVLELDDLRDVVLVGHSSGGAVITGVAQRCPDRLRELVYLDAFVPAPGQSVFDLLPAARRELFLGLVDGSGRIVLDPDTAMDGWGLTAAADRDWVRPRLRPFPVGALRDPLPADPVPELPRRYIHCTVKPGGDSFAGFADAARTDPTWRLDALGAGHDAMVTAPEALATLLTSGGLSAVPAKPPC from the coding sequence ATGACGGTCTTCGTCCTGGTGCACGGAGGCTGGCACGGTGGCTGGTGCTGGCGACGGGTCGCGCCGCTGCTCCCCGGGTACGACGTCCACTGCCCGACGCTGACCGGTCTCGGTGACCGGGCCCACCTCGCCCGCCCGGACACCGGGCTCGCCGACCACGTGGCGGACGTGGTCGCCGTGCTCGAGCTGGACGACCTGCGCGATGTCGTCCTCGTGGGGCACAGCTCGGGCGGCGCCGTGATCACCGGGGTGGCGCAGCGGTGCCCGGACCGCCTCCGCGAGCTCGTGTACCTCGACGCCTTCGTCCCGGCGCCGGGGCAGTCCGTGTTCGACCTGCTGCCGGCCGCACGGCGCGAGCTCTTCCTCGGGCTCGTCGACGGGTCGGGGCGGATCGTGCTCGACCCGGATACCGCCATGGACGGCTGGGGCCTCACCGCGGCCGCCGATCGGGACTGGGTCCGCCCGCGGCTGCGCCCGTTCCCGGTCGGCGCGCTGCGCGACCCGCTTCCCGCGGATCCGGTGCCCGAGCTGCCCCGCCGGTACATCCATTGCACGGTGAAGCCCGGCGGGGACAGCTTCGCCGGGTTCGCCGACGCGGCCCGCACCGACCCGACATGGCGCCTCGACGCCCTCGGCGCCGGCCACGACGCGATGGTCACCGCTCCGGAGGCCCTCGCCACGTTGTTGACGAGCGGCGGTCTCAGCGCAGTGCCAGCAAAGCCACCTTGCTGA
- a CDS encoding cytochrome P450 family protein: MTTSTTPSPFTETTGPARHAAFAELATTGPVQKVMLFTGVPAWVVTGYAEARELLAHPALVKIEGGGPHMDAMPPDLNAAMNTHLLGTNPPDHTRLRRLVTAAFTVRRIEALAPRVQEITDALLDALEGEGDGPVDLVDGFGFPLPITVITELLGIPPGDRADFRRWSSVTVNGTVHPPEVYVDAARSMVGYVRELIGAKRADPGDDLLSALIAVHEGGDRLSVDELTSMVFLLLVAGHETTVNLIVSGTYALLRNPDQLALLRAEPDRLPAAVEELLRYDGPVQVTIPAVAAAPIDVGGVTIPAGEIVLPALLAANRDPSRFPEPDRLDITRPSNAHMAFGHGLHHCLGAPLARLEGRIALGTLINRFPRLRLADPAGEPARNPGLLMNGLVALPVVLG; the protein is encoded by the coding sequence ATGACCACATCGACCACGCCGTCGCCGTTCACCGAGACCACGGGCCCCGCCCGGCACGCCGCCTTCGCCGAGCTCGCGACCACCGGTCCGGTGCAGAAGGTCATGCTGTTCACCGGCGTCCCGGCGTGGGTGGTCACCGGGTACGCCGAGGCCCGCGAGCTGCTCGCGCACCCGGCCCTGGTCAAGATCGAGGGCGGCGGGCCGCACATGGACGCGATGCCGCCCGATCTCAACGCGGCGATGAACACCCACCTGCTCGGCACGAACCCGCCCGACCACACCCGGCTGCGCCGCCTGGTGACCGCCGCGTTCACCGTCCGCCGCATCGAGGCGCTCGCCCCGCGCGTGCAGGAGATCACCGACGCACTGCTCGACGCGCTGGAGGGCGAGGGCGACGGCCCGGTGGACCTCGTCGACGGGTTCGGGTTCCCGCTGCCGATCACCGTGATCACCGAGCTGCTCGGCATCCCGCCGGGCGACCGCGCCGACTTCCGGCGCTGGTCGTCGGTCACCGTCAATGGGACGGTGCACCCGCCGGAGGTCTACGTCGACGCGGCCCGCAGCATGGTCGGCTACGTGCGGGAGCTGATCGGCGCGAAGCGCGCCGACCCCGGCGACGACCTGCTCTCCGCACTGATCGCGGTGCACGAGGGCGGCGACCGGCTCTCCGTGGACGAGCTGACGTCGATGGTGTTCCTGCTGCTCGTTGCCGGGCACGAGACCACCGTCAACCTCATCGTCTCCGGCACGTACGCCCTGCTCCGCAATCCCGACCAGCTCGCGCTGCTGCGGGCCGAACCCGATCGGCTCCCCGCAGCCGTCGAGGAGCTGCTGCGCTACGACGGCCCGGTCCAGGTGACGATCCCGGCGGTGGCGGCCGCACCCATCGACGTGGGCGGGGTGACGATCCCCGCGGGCGAGATCGTGCTGCCGGCCCTGCTCGCTGCCAACCGCGACCCGTCACGCTTCCCCGAGCCCGACCGGCTCGACATCACCCGGCCCTCGAACGCCCACATGGCGTTCGGCCACGGCCTGCACCACTGCCTCGGAGCGCCGCTCGCCCGCCTCGAGGGACGAATCGCGCTGGGCACGCTGATCAACCGCTTCCCCCGGCTGCGGCTCGCCGACCCGGCAGGCGAACCGGCCCGCAACCCGGGGCTGCTCATGAACGGGCTGGTCGCGCTGCCCGTCGTGCTCGGCTGA
- a CDS encoding Fpg/Nei family DNA glycosylase, which yields MPEGHTLHRLADLHRLRFAGRPVAVSSPQGRFAASAALVDGRVLERTDAHGKHLFHHYGPDLVVHVHLGLYGKFSDEPLPGGEPVGQVRMRMVGATHYADLRGAPACELVTDAEAAAVRARLGEDPLRTDADPDRAWARISRSRAPLATLLMDQSVIAGVGNVYRAEVLFRHGLDPQLPGRELRREQWDAVWADLVDLLAEGYRRGVIETLRPEHAELSDGPVDASGKRVYVYRRTGEPCLLCGTPVAHAEHAARNLFWCPTCQSKRRKRVSRARRAARPARS from the coding sequence ATGCCCGAAGGCCACACCCTCCACCGGCTCGCCGACCTGCACCGCCTCCGCTTCGCGGGCCGGCCGGTCGCCGTGTCCAGCCCCCAGGGGCGGTTCGCGGCGAGCGCGGCGCTGGTCGACGGGCGCGTCCTGGAACGCACGGACGCGCACGGCAAGCACCTGTTCCACCACTACGGCCCCGACCTCGTGGTGCACGTCCACCTCGGGCTGTACGGGAAGTTCAGCGACGAGCCGCTGCCGGGCGGGGAGCCGGTGGGCCAGGTGCGGATGCGGATGGTGGGGGCCACGCACTACGCCGACCTGCGCGGGGCACCGGCCTGCGAGCTCGTCACCGACGCCGAGGCCGCGGCCGTGCGCGCCCGCCTCGGAGAGGACCCGCTGCGCACCGATGCCGACCCCGACCGTGCGTGGGCCCGGATCTCGCGTTCGCGTGCGCCGCTCGCCACCCTGCTCATGGACCAGTCCGTGATCGCGGGCGTCGGGAACGTCTACCGCGCCGAGGTGCTGTTCCGGCACGGTCTCGACCCGCAGCTGCCGGGGCGGGAGCTGCGCCGGGAGCAGTGGGACGCGGTCTGGGCGGATCTGGTGGACCTGCTCGCCGAGGGTTACCGCAGGGGTGTGATCGAGACGCTGCGGCCGGAGCACGCCGAGCTGTCCGACGGCCCGGTGGACGCGAGCGGCAAGCGCGTCTACGTCTACCGCCGCACCGGGGAGCCGTGCCTGCTGTGCGGCACCCCGGTCGCGCACGCCGAGCACGCGGCCCGGAACCTGTTCTGGTGCCCGACCTGCCAGTCGAAGCGCCGCAAGCGCGTCAGCCGAGCACGACGGGCAGCGCGACCAGCCCGTTCATGA
- a CDS encoding ribose-5-phosphate isomerase, protein MRVYLGSDHAGFELKTHLVAHLTGLGHEAIDVGPASYDAQDDYPPFCVEAARRTLADPGSLGVVLGGSGNGEQIAANKVPGIRCALAWSVETATLGRQHNDAQVVAVGARMHTLDEAAEIVAAFVATPFSGEPRHQRRIDLLAEYERTGVPPALPPEQVPAPTTTN, encoded by the coding sequence GTGCGGGTCTACCTGGGTTCCGATCACGCCGGTTTCGAGCTCAAGACGCACCTGGTCGCACACCTGACCGGGTTGGGCCACGAGGCGATCGACGTCGGTCCCGCCTCATACGACGCCCAGGACGACTACCCGCCGTTCTGCGTGGAGGCCGCCCGGCGCACCCTGGCCGACCCGGGCAGCCTCGGTGTCGTGCTCGGCGGCTCCGGCAACGGCGAGCAGATCGCGGCCAACAAGGTGCCCGGGATCCGGTGCGCGCTCGCGTGGAGCGTCGAGACCGCCACCCTCGGCCGCCAGCACAACGACGCCCAGGTCGTGGCGGTCGGGGCCCGGATGCACACCCTGGACGAGGCCGCCGAGATCGTCGCCGCGTTCGTCGCGACGCCGTTCTCCGGTGAGCCGCGCCACCAGCGGCGGATCGACCTGCTCGCCGAGTACGAGCGCACCGGCGTGCCGCCTGCGCTGCCGCCCGAGCAGGTTCCCGCACCCACGACCACCAACTGA
- a CDS encoding AI-2E family transporter, whose translation MTTSDAPERGRGTAIGEGITWTARWSLRLVLVALGAVLIWLLIGALWSVVMPTLLAVILATALWPPTAWLRNRGFPHALAAATVVLAGIVVLAGLVTLITTSVVGSVPEITTSATTGIQAIQQWLSGPPLNLAQSQLDAALQTATAQLQQSVSAITASVLTGVGSVASGVVTALLTLVLAFLFVKDGPRFLPWLKSFAGDGAGGHMAEVLRRIWNTLGDFIRVQALVALVDGVLIGFGLVVLGVPLALPLAVLTFLGGFVPIVGALVAGTLSVLVALVSNGFTTALIVLALIILVQQLEGNVLQPILQGRSLRLHAAVVLLAVTAGSTLYGIAGAFLSVPVVAAASVVVRYLGERIDSRAAGGPPPRIDPPLETVQVVPGAPGAPTPDATVPDPDVPDPDVPEVRR comes from the coding sequence GTGACGACGAGCGACGCCCCCGAGCGGGGCCGTGGCACCGCGATCGGCGAGGGCATCACGTGGACCGCCCGGTGGAGCTTGCGACTGGTGCTCGTCGCACTGGGCGCGGTGCTGATCTGGCTGCTGATCGGCGCTCTGTGGTCGGTCGTGATGCCGACGCTGCTGGCGGTCATCCTCGCGACGGCGCTCTGGCCGCCCACGGCGTGGCTGCGCAACCGCGGCTTCCCCCATGCGCTGGCCGCGGCAACGGTGGTGCTCGCGGGCATCGTGGTGCTCGCCGGGCTGGTCACGCTCATCACCACGTCCGTGGTCGGCAGCGTCCCGGAGATCACCACGAGCGCCACGACCGGCATCCAGGCGATCCAGCAGTGGCTGTCCGGCCCACCGCTCAACCTGGCGCAGAGCCAGCTCGACGCCGCGCTGCAGACCGCCACCGCCCAGCTGCAGCAGAGCGTCTCGGCGATCACGGCCAGCGTGCTCACCGGGGTGGGCAGCGTGGCGTCGGGCGTGGTCACCGCCCTGCTCACGCTCGTGCTGGCGTTCCTGTTCGTGAAGGACGGGCCGCGGTTCCTGCCGTGGCTGAAGTCGTTCGCGGGCGACGGGGCGGGCGGGCACATGGCCGAGGTCCTGCGCCGGATCTGGAACACGCTCGGCGACTTCATCCGCGTGCAGGCGCTCGTCGCGCTCGTCGACGGCGTGCTCATCGGGTTCGGGCTGGTCGTGCTCGGGGTGCCGCTGGCGCTCCCGCTCGCCGTGCTCACGTTCCTCGGCGGGTTCGTGCCGATCGTCGGCGCGCTGGTCGCCGGCACGCTGTCGGTGCTCGTCGCGCTGGTCAGCAACGGGTTCACCACCGCGCTGATCGTGCTGGCGCTCATCATCTTGGTGCAGCAGCTCGAGGGCAACGTGCTGCAGCCGATCCTGCAGGGCCGCAGCCTGCGGTTGCACGCCGCCGTCGTCCTGCTCGCCGTCACCGCGGGCAGCACGCTCTACGGCATAGCGGGCGCGTTCCTCTCGGTGCCGGTGGTGGCCGCGGCGTCCGTCGTGGTCCGCTACCTGGGGGAGCGGATCGACTCCCGCGCGGCCGGCGGCCCGCCACCGCGCATCGACCCGCCCCTGGAGACCGTGCAGGTGGTCCCGGGTGCCCCCGGCGCCCCGACCCCGGACGCCACCGTGCCGGACCCGGACGTGCCCGACCCGGACGTCCCCGAGGTCCGCCGGTGA
- a CDS encoding MinD/ParA family ATP-binding protein: MTVQSHRHHPGRPPEPPLGEAPPGPGRRATWADTPWRPVSPAYGRNGYDSDDPPTEPIPVIPPGPVVPDWSRLAPVQPYQASTGFLPAAQIDVASDAVLTDESLVRHHRATPTEGWRLALYAASGGRINPGQSAHEAARLELVHRIRRPLPAPHRVAVVSVKGGVGKTTVAACLGLVLAELRGDRVVALDANPDAGTLSERLTGPGGPTVRDLYEDMPNLSSVAELTRYTRSAGRLHVLGSEQEPAMGEAFSAEEYLDVTSLLERFYNVIITDSGTGMVHSAMEATLATADSLVVVGSPTVDGANRASRTLSFLADEGYRVAAEQSVVVLCGDRHSPDVDRALIRSHFATRCRAVVDVPPDPHLSTGGRIDPALWRGPTRDAWYLLAAHVADGFGAPSPTAPAPPFAMPMPDPG, from the coding sequence GTGACCGTGCAGTCCCACCGCCACCACCCCGGCCGCCCGCCCGAGCCACCGCTCGGCGAGGCACCTCCCGGCCCGGGCCGCCGGGCGACGTGGGCGGACACGCCGTGGCGCCCCGTCTCCCCCGCCTACGGCCGGAACGGCTACGACAGCGACGACCCGCCGACGGAGCCGATCCCGGTGATCCCCCCGGGTCCGGTCGTCCCCGACTGGAGCCGGCTCGCTCCCGTGCAGCCCTACCAGGCGTCGACGGGGTTCCTCCCCGCTGCCCAGATCGACGTCGCGAGCGACGCCGTGCTCACCGACGAGTCGCTGGTGCGGCACCACCGGGCCACGCCCACCGAGGGGTGGCGGCTCGCGCTGTACGCCGCGTCCGGGGGGCGCATCAACCCGGGGCAGAGCGCGCACGAGGCCGCGCGGCTGGAGCTGGTCCACCGCATCCGCCGCCCGTTGCCGGCACCGCACCGGGTCGCCGTCGTCTCGGTCAAGGGTGGCGTCGGGAAGACCACGGTCGCCGCCTGCCTGGGGCTCGTGCTCGCCGAGCTGCGGGGCGACCGGGTCGTTGCGCTCGACGCCAACCCCGACGCGGGCACGCTGTCCGAACGCCTCACCGGGCCCGGCGGTCCCACCGTCCGCGACCTCTACGAGGACATGCCCAACCTGAGCTCGGTCGCCGAGCTCACCCGGTACACCCGCAGCGCGGGCCGGTTGCACGTGCTGGGCAGCGAGCAGGAGCCCGCGATGGGCGAGGCGTTCAGCGCGGAGGAGTACCTCGACGTCACCTCGCTGCTCGAACGCTTCTACAACGTGATCATCACCGACTCGGGCACCGGCATGGTGCACTCGGCGATGGAGGCGACGCTCGCCACCGCCGACAGCCTGGTCGTGGTCGGCTCCCCCACGGTCGACGGCGCCAACCGGGCCAGCCGCACCCTGTCCTTCCTGGCCGACGAGGGCTACCGCGTGGCGGCCGAGCAGTCCGTCGTCGTGCTCTGCGGCGACCGGCACAGCCCGGACGTCGACCGCGCCCTCATCCGGTCCCACTTCGCGACCCGCTGCCGCGCGGTCGTCGACGTCCCGCCCGACCCGCACCTCTCCACCGGCGGCCGGATCGACCCGGCCCTGTGGCGGGGTCCCACCCGCGACGCCTGGTACCTCCTCGCGGCGCACGTCGCCGACGGGTTCGGGGCCCCGTCCCCGACGGCACCGGCGCCCCCGTTCGCGATGCCGATGCCCGACCCCGGGTGA
- a CDS encoding cupredoxin domain-containing protein: MKSRRWIAAAALAAAVVFLVMVTGEHAPAAPDATPAPVSSSGAVLASDGGPPENDDGDDRGGGGGGAVDGDREEVIGALRGLLDSLGIAPEELVDGADNSSCGNDKDNGDKNNGENNNGNDNKDDKNNGEGNGGCEQSEPASSGQSAAVTITIKGFAFGQPLTVAPGATVEVVNTDAAPHNVTAADGSFKTSNLNQDEKATFTAPTAPGRYEFTCTLHPEMTGTLIVEADGGGQGRSRSSEPTTGSQRGGSGGEHGGSGQHHSTAPGRDGTGGSSNGY, from the coding sequence ATGAAGAGCCGGAGGTGGATCGCTGCGGCTGCGCTCGCCGCCGCCGTGGTGTTCCTCGTCATGGTCACCGGCGAGCACGCGCCGGCGGCACCGGATGCCACGCCGGCGCCGGTCTCGTCGTCCGGGGCGGTGCTGGCATCCGACGGCGGACCTCCCGAGAACGACGACGGCGACGATCGCGGCGGAGGTGGTGGCGGCGCGGTCGACGGCGACCGGGAGGAGGTCATCGGCGCCTTGCGGGGCCTGCTCGACTCACTCGGCATCGCGCCCGAGGAGCTCGTCGACGGGGCCGACAACTCCAGCTGCGGCAACGACAAGGACAACGGCGACAAGAACAACGGTGAGAACAACAACGGCAACGACAACAAGGACGACAAGAACAACGGCGAGGGCAACGGCGGCTGCGAGCAGTCCGAGCCCGCATCGTCCGGGCAGTCCGCCGCCGTCACGATCACGATCAAGGGCTTCGCGTTCGGGCAGCCGCTGACCGTCGCGCCGGGCGCCACGGTCGAGGTGGTGAACACCGATGCGGCGCCGCACAACGTCACGGCCGCCGACGGGAGCTTCAAGACGTCCAACCTGAACCAGGACGAGAAGGCCACCTTCACCGCGCCGACCGCGCCGGGGCGCTACGAGTTCACCTGCACGCTGCACCCCGAGATGACCGGCACGCTGATCGTCGAGGCCGACGGCGGCGGGCAGGGCCGGTCGCGCTCGTCCGAGCCGACCACCGGGTCCCAACGCGGCGGCTCCGGCGGCGAGCACGGCGGCTCCGGGCAGCACCATTCGACGGCGCCGGGCCGGGACGGCACGGGTGGCTCGTCCAATGGCTACTGA
- a CDS encoding ferredoxin reductase family protein, producing the protein MTSSLQTQAGPGSVAAARDSARLVQRWLLGLAVVLLAPIAVRVLAGGPAPLWPMLTDLTGLAALSAMVCTFLLVCRLRALSRAAGITALLSAHRSIGVLAAGSVVLHIGVVIAADPDNVVLLTWIYAPPRARAATLATLALAGVIALGVLRGRVRQDYELWRWAHLVLGMAAVGLSALHVQLVGELVAHPVMRWVLVALALVLTAGLAHRLLAARRSSEHVVREVRLDSDSVCTLVLDPRGTPLRFAPGQFAWLRLARSGGEEHPFTIASSAAGGGCAFTVRSTGDFGTVLRNLPPGSPVWVDGPYGSCSLDLLPQPASGVAMIAAGVGITPMLSMVRTLADRHDPRPLLLVRAAGTPRELLFRQELGRLAQRLDLTVVEVVRQPPPGWTGAAGDLGTPLLRAVLPHAGQRAALDYFVCGPPGFVTAVTRSLLELGVPEHRIHIEQF; encoded by the coding sequence GTGACCAGCTCCCTCCAGACGCAGGCCGGGCCGGGATCGGTCGCGGCCGCACGGGACTCGGCGCGGCTGGTGCAACGCTGGCTCCTCGGCCTCGCCGTCGTGTTGCTGGCACCGATCGCGGTCCGCGTACTCGCGGGCGGTCCCGCACCGCTGTGGCCGATGCTGACCGACCTCACCGGTCTCGCGGCGCTCTCGGCGATGGTCTGCACGTTCCTGCTGGTCTGCCGGCTGCGGGCGCTGTCGCGGGCGGCCGGGATCACGGCGCTGCTGTCGGCCCACCGGAGCATCGGTGTGCTCGCAGCTGGGAGCGTGGTGCTGCACATCGGCGTCGTCATCGCCGCCGACCCCGACAACGTGGTCCTGCTCACCTGGATCTACGCGCCGCCGCGCGCACGGGCCGCCACCCTGGCCACTCTCGCGCTCGCGGGCGTCATCGCGCTCGGCGTGCTCAGGGGGCGGGTCCGCCAGGACTACGAGCTGTGGCGCTGGGCGCACCTGGTGCTGGGAATGGCGGCGGTCGGGCTGTCGGCGCTGCACGTGCAGCTGGTCGGGGAGCTCGTGGCACACCCGGTGATGCGCTGGGTGCTGGTGGCGCTGGCCCTGGTGCTCACCGCCGGGCTCGCACACCGCCTGCTGGCGGCACGGCGCTCCAGCGAGCACGTCGTGCGGGAGGTCCGGCTCGACTCCGACAGCGTCTGCACCCTGGTCCTGGATCCGCGCGGCACCCCGCTCCGGTTCGCCCCCGGCCAGTTCGCGTGGCTGCGGCTCGCCCGGTCCGGCGGCGAGGAGCACCCGTTCACCATCGCCTCCTCGGCCGCGGGCGGCGGGTGCGCGTTCACGGTGCGCTCCACCGGCGACTTCGGCACGGTGCTGCGGAACCTGCCGCCGGGCTCGCCGGTGTGGGTCGACGGGCCGTACGGGTCGTGCAGCCTCGACCTCCTCCCCCAGCCCGCGTCCGGCGTCGCCATGATCGCGGCAGGCGTCGGGATCACCCCGATGCTGAGCATGGTGCGCACGCTCGCCGACCGGCACGACCCGCGCCCCCTGCTCCTGGTCCGGGCCGCGGGCACGCCGCGCGAGCTGCTGTTCCGGCAGGAGCTCGGCCGGCTGGCGCAGCGGCTCGACCTCACCGTCGTCGAGGTCGTGCGCCAACCCCCACCGGGCTGGACGGGCGCCGCCGGCGACCTGGGCACGCCGCTGCTGCGCGCGGTCCTGCCCCACGCCGGTCAGCGCGCAGCCCTCGACTACTTCGTGTGCGGGCCACCCGGGTTCGTCACCGCCGTCACCCGCAGCCTGCTGGAGCTCGGCGTGCCGGAGCACCGCATCCACATCGAACAGTTCTGA